A stretch of Mucilaginibacter terrae DNA encodes these proteins:
- a CDS encoding TetR/AcrR family transcriptional regulator, translated as MARTKDFDENEVLCKAIQLFWHKGYNATSMQDLVDGLGISRSSLYDTYTDKHTLFLKALESYQTKGAAKIQGIINEGNPTKETIKKLLQLATNDLTADAQQRGCFMVNAEIEVASSDEEVNQMVCKNDQQMEEAFYQVIKRGQDNGEIKNSRDARALSRFILNTLKGMRVSAKSISDKVFFEDIINLTVSVLG; from the coding sequence ATGGCACGAACTAAAGATTTTGACGAGAACGAGGTGTTATGCAAAGCCATACAACTGTTTTGGCATAAGGGCTATAACGCTACATCGATGCAAGATCTGGTTGACGGACTGGGCATCAGCCGCTCAAGCTTGTACGATACTTATACCGATAAGCACACCCTATTCCTGAAAGCCCTGGAAAGCTATCAAACCAAAGGTGCTGCCAAAATTCAGGGTATAATTAATGAAGGCAACCCAACCAAAGAAACCATCAAAAAACTACTTCAACTGGCCACTAACGATTTAACGGCTGACGCACAGCAACGTGGCTGCTTTATGGTGAATGCCGAAATTGAAGTAGCGTCGAGCGATGAGGAAGTAAACCAAATGGTGTGCAAAAACGATCAGCAAATGGAAGAAGCATTTTACCAGGTAATTAAACGAGGACAGGATAACGGCGAAATAAAAAACAGCCGGGATGCCCGCGCGCTATCAAGGTTTATACTCAATACGCTGAAAGGTATGCGCGTTTCGGCCAAGTCAATTAGTGATAAAGTTTTTTTTGAAGATATTATTAATTTGACGGTATCGGTGTTGGGGTAG
- a CDS encoding DUF427 domain-containing protein, translating to MKAVWNNQVIAESDQTIVVDNNHYFPKESVKADFLKECETHTTCSWKGLASYYNIEVDGKQNLDAAWYYANPKPAAAQIKGYIAFWKGVKITE from the coding sequence ATGAAAGCTGTATGGAACAACCAGGTTATAGCCGAAAGCGACCAAACTATAGTTGTAGATAACAATCATTACTTTCCTAAAGAAAGTGTTAAAGCAGATTTTTTAAAAGAATGCGAAACGCATACAACCTGCTCGTGGAAAGGGCTGGCATCCTATTATAACATAGAAGTAGACGGAAAACAAAACCTCGATGCTGCATGGTATTATGCTAATCCTAAGCCAGCAGCTGCACAAATAAAAGGTTACATAGCCTTTTGGAAGGGAGTGAAAATTACCGAATGA
- a CDS encoding ABC transporter permease/substrate-binding protein, with product MNDQQQTLWQFMQQQSDKLLTQTLEHIGLTLVSLLIAVVIGLPLGILIARKRQLSGTVLGIAGVLQTIPSIALLGFMIPLLGIGAKPAIVALFLYALLPIIRNTYTGITGVEASVKEAALAMGMSARQILFKVELPLAMPVILAGIRTATVINVGVATLASYIAAGGLGEFIFGGISLNNSNMILAGAIPAALLAILFDVLLSVVQRVSFKKLQYGLYAVPVIVVAFALFYLITSASGNELTAGFTPEFMGRQDGNLGLQQKYGLKIHTTVINDAVMYKAAFEKQIDVISGYSTDGRLKAFNLVVLDDDKKIFPPYYAAPIVRSDALKKYPGLEDALNLLSGHINDSVMTDLNYRTDQLHQTPERVAKDFLVANKLFKPSRNGKAGVIRIGSKVFGEQYILAEMYRMLIEGNTEYTTLAKTGLGGTKICFDALTNNQIDFYPEYTGTGLLVLLQPSAQKVKEVTVDKQKTYDYVQQQFNKNYHIKWLKPIGFNNAYALMMRKQQADDLGIKTISDLKHFLDRN from the coding sequence ATGAACGATCAACAACAAACCTTATGGCAGTTTATGCAGCAGCAAAGCGATAAGCTGCTCACCCAAACGCTCGAGCACATTGGGTTAACGCTGGTATCGTTGCTAATAGCCGTGGTTATTGGTTTGCCGCTGGGCATCCTCATTGCTCGCAAAAGGCAACTTTCGGGTACGGTATTGGGTATTGCCGGGGTTCTGCAAACTATACCAAGCATTGCCCTTTTGGGTTTTATGATACCGCTGTTGGGTATTGGTGCCAAGCCAGCTATTGTGGCTTTATTTTTATATGCACTGTTGCCCATTATCCGTAATACATACACGGGTATAACCGGGGTAGAGGCATCGGTTAAGGAAGCTGCCCTGGCTATGGGCATGAGCGCCCGGCAAATACTGTTTAAGGTTGAGCTGCCTTTGGCAATGCCGGTAATATTGGCGGGCATACGCACCGCAACGGTTATCAACGTAGGGGTAGCAACGCTGGCTTCATACATTGCGGCCGGTGGCCTGGGCGAATTTATCTTCGGTGGAATATCGCTTAATAATAGCAATATGATATTGGCGGGGGCCATACCGGCAGCCTTGCTGGCCATTTTGTTTGATGTGTTGTTGTCGGTAGTGCAGCGTGTCAGCTTTAAAAAATTGCAGTATGGTTTGTATGCCGTTCCGGTTATTGTAGTGGCATTTGCGCTATTCTACCTCATTACTTCGGCATCGGGCAACGAACTCACTGCTGGTTTTACGCCAGAGTTTATGGGTAGGCAAGACGGTAACCTCGGTCTTCAACAAAAGTACGGACTGAAAATTCATACCACGGTTATTAATGATGCCGTGATGTATAAAGCTGCTTTTGAGAAGCAAATAGACGTAATTAGCGGGTATTCTACCGATGGCCGCTTAAAAGCATTTAATTTGGTAGTGCTCGATGATGATAAAAAGATATTCCCACCATATTACGCCGCGCCGATTGTAAGGTCAGATGCATTGAAAAAATATCCCGGCCTCGAAGATGCCCTCAATCTGTTGTCTGGCCACATCAATGATTCGGTAATGACCGATTTGAATTACCGCACCGATCAATTGCACCAAACACCCGAACGTGTGGCTAAAGATTTTTTAGTAGCTAACAAGTTGTTTAAACCTAGTCGCAACGGAAAAGCAGGTGTTATTCGCATAGGCTCTAAAGTTTTTGGAGAACAATACATTTTGGCCGAAATGTACCGCATGCTTATTGAAGGTAATACGGAGTACACCACATTGGCCAAAACCGGTTTGGGTGGTACCAAAATATGTTTTGATGCCCTAACCAATAACCAAATTGATTTTTACCCCGAATATACGGGTACAGGCCTGCTGGTTTTATTACAGCCATCGGCACAAAAAGTTAAAGAAGTAACGGTTGATAAGCAGAAAACTTACGACTATGTGCAGCAGCAGTTTAATAAAAATTACCACATAAAGTGGTTAAAACCCATCGGCTTCAACAATGCCTATGCATTAATGATGCGAAAACAACAGGCAGATGACTTGGGCATTAAAACAATTTCGGACCTTAAACACTTTTTGGATAGGAACTAA
- a CDS encoding mercuric reductase: MKQYDVIIIGAGQAGSPLARKMGKAGKKTAIIEKRWIGGTCVNDGCTPTKTWVASARAAYLAGRCNNLGVHIDGYSIDMPQIKKRKDDIVMHSRSGNQKSLEEDPNIDVLFGEASFSGHKTLTVKLNDGGTEEILAEQIFINAGLQTVIPDIEGLSDIDYLTSTSILELETVPQHILVIGGNYIGLEFGQMFRRFGSQITLLERGPRIMSHEDEDVSHEVHNILEEEGIAIFTNTRATKFEKNAHGRILATLDIDGRTEVMEVTHVLVAAGREPQTEALKIDATGVETDEKGFVKVDNKLQTNVPGIYALGDITGGPAFTHISYNDFTIVWRNLLMGENLTTDDRPLPYCMFTDPQLGRVGITETEAKKQGINYKVAVLKMTGVARAVEVGETRGLMKAVVNADTKEILGVAILSEEGGEIMSVMQMAMQGGITYDRIRYCVFAHPTYSESLNNLFMKLE; this comes from the coding sequence ATGAAACAGTACGACGTAATTATAATAGGGGCGGGCCAGGCTGGTAGTCCGTTAGCGCGCAAAATGGGCAAGGCCGGTAAAAAAACAGCCATTATTGAAAAACGCTGGATAGGCGGTACCTGCGTAAACGATGGCTGCACGCCAACCAAAACCTGGGTGGCATCGGCACGTGCGGCATATTTGGCCGGGCGTTGTAATAACCTGGGTGTACACATCGATGGCTACAGCATTGATATGCCGCAGATTAAAAAGCGCAAAGACGATATTGTGATGCATTCGCGCAGCGGCAATCAAAAAAGCCTGGAAGAAGATCCTAACATTGATGTGTTGTTTGGCGAGGCATCCTTTAGCGGTCATAAAACCCTCACCGTAAAATTGAATGATGGCGGTACCGAAGAAATTCTGGCCGAGCAAATATTCATCAACGCCGGGTTGCAAACCGTAATTCCTGATATTGAAGGATTAAGTGATATTGACTATCTAACTTCAACATCTATCCTTGAGTTAGAAACCGTACCTCAGCATATTTTAGTGATAGGTGGTAATTACATCGGCTTAGAGTTTGGGCAAATGTTCAGGCGCTTTGGTAGCCAGATCACTTTGCTCGAACGAGGCCCGCGCATTATGAGCCACGAGGATGAAGACGTATCGCATGAAGTGCATAATATTCTCGAAGAAGAGGGTATAGCCATTTTTACAAATACGCGTGCTACTAAATTCGAGAAAAACGCACATGGCCGTATACTGGCAACACTTGATATTGATGGGCGTACCGAAGTAATGGAAGTTACCCATGTGCTTGTTGCTGCAGGTCGTGAACCTCAAACCGAGGCATTGAAGATTGATGCAACCGGAGTTGAAACCGATGAAAAGGGTTTTGTTAAGGTAGATAATAAATTACAAACCAATGTGCCCGGCATTTATGCTTTGGGCGATATAACCGGTGGTCCGGCCTTTACCCATATATCATACAACGATTTTACCATAGTTTGGCGCAACCTGCTCATGGGCGAAAACCTGACCACAGATGACCGCCCGCTACCTTACTGTATGTTTACCGACCCGCAACTGGGCCGCGTGGGCATCACCGAAACCGAAGCCAAAAAGCAGGGCATCAATTATAAGGTAGCCGTACTTAAAATGACCGGCGTAGCCCGGGCCGTAGAAGTTGGCGAAACCCGCGGCCTCATGAAAGCCGTAGTAAATGCCGATACCAAAGAGATCCTGGGTGTGGCTATCCTGTCCGAAGAAGGCGGCGAAATTATGTCGGTTATGCAAATGGCCATGCAGGGCGGCATTACGTACGACCGTATCCGCTACTGCGTATTTGCGCACCCTACGTATTCCGAGTCGCTGAATAATTTGTTTATGAAGCTGGAATAG
- a CDS encoding DNA-3-methyladenine glycosylase family protein, translating into MQNQFIFNQQTLHSLCDELALADADLAWVIKHYGYPRFWSRSNTFESLVHVILEQQVSLASALAALNKLKENIQEVTPARLLLLTDEELRACYFSRQKMAYVRYLAEALLSGQLKLEELENLPDEKVRHRLTSLKGIGNWTADIYLLMTLHRTNIFPIGDLAVVNAMKRLKRLPTATTKDELLLIAEQWQPYRSIATMILWHYYLSRGK; encoded by the coding sequence GTGCAAAACCAATTCATATTCAACCAGCAAACCCTGCATAGCTTATGCGATGAATTAGCCTTAGCGGATGCCGATCTGGCTTGGGTTATCAAACATTATGGCTACCCGCGGTTTTGGTCGCGCAGTAATACATTTGAATCTTTAGTACATGTAATACTCGAACAGCAAGTATCGCTGGCATCGGCATTGGCAGCTTTAAATAAGCTGAAAGAGAATATACAAGAAGTGACTCCTGCACGTTTGCTTTTATTAACTGATGAAGAATTACGGGCCTGTTATTTTAGCCGCCAAAAAATGGCTTATGTGCGCTACCTGGCCGAAGCCTTGCTAAGTGGTCAACTCAAGCTTGAAGAGTTGGAGAATTTACCTGATGAAAAGGTGCGGCACCGCCTCACTTCCCTCAAAGGCATTGGCAACTGGACGGCCGATATTTACCTGCTCATGACCCTTCACCGTACCAACATTTTTCCTATTGGCGACCTGGCCGTTGTGAATGCCATGAAAAGATTGAAACGTTTGCCAACTGCTACCACCAAAGACGAATTGCTGCTGATAGCCGAACAATGGCAACCGTACAGGAGCATTGCGACTATGATATTGTGGCACTATTATTTAAGCCGGGGGAAATAG
- a CDS encoding winged helix-turn-helix transcriptional regulator, with the protein MTAIKENSTIQENKKYALEKCPVTHTMEKIGGYWKPIILYHLSHGDRRYSELKRAIPAITEKMLIQHLKQLEVDNIVIRESKQVIPPYVTYRLSNAGKDLMPVIDAMAEWALKDMDVAFNK; encoded by the coding sequence ATGACTGCCATTAAAGAAAATTCGACCATACAGGAAAACAAAAAGTACGCACTGGAAAAATGCCCGGTAACGCATACTATGGAGAAAATTGGTGGCTACTGGAAACCTATTATTCTGTACCACCTATCGCACGGCGACAGGCGCTACAGTGAACTGAAACGAGCTATTCCGGCTATTACCGAAAAGATGCTGATTCAGCATTTAAAGCAATTAGAAGTTGATAATATTGTAATAAGGGAATCGAAGCAGGTGATCCCACCTTACGTTACCTACAGGTTGAGCAACGCCGGTAAAGATCTTATGCCTGTTATAGATGCCATGGCCGAGTGGGCTCTTAAAGATATGGATGTTGCTTTTAATAAATAG
- a CDS encoding DUF4256 domain-containing protein, which yields MKSLSPQQQQELLSTLQTRFAKNIKRHENVEWKKVSAKLEADTSKLWVLNEMEITGGEPDVVGYDENTGEYIFFDCSAESPAGRRSFCYDHEALEARKEAKPQNSAVNMAAEMGIEIITEEQYRMLQTLGKFDLKTSSWIATPAPIRKLGGSLFCDRRYDTVFVYHNGAQSYYAARGFRGCLKV from the coding sequence ATGAAAAGCCTTTCGCCCCAACAACAGCAAGAATTACTCAGCACCTTGCAAACCCGTTTTGCTAAAAACATAAAACGGCATGAAAATGTGGAATGGAAAAAAGTTAGCGCAAAGCTTGAGGCTGATACCAGTAAGCTATGGGTATTAAATGAAATGGAAATTACCGGCGGCGAACCCGATGTAGTGGGGTATGATGAAAATACCGGCGAGTATATTTTTTTTGATTGCTCGGCCGAAAGCCCGGCCGGTCGCCGTAGTTTTTGTTATGACCATGAAGCTTTAGAAGCACGCAAAGAAGCCAAACCGCAAAACAGTGCCGTAAATATGGCCGCCGAAATGGGCATCGAAATTATAACTGAAGAACAATACCGCATGCTTCAAACGCTCGGCAAATTCGACCTTAAAACCTCCAGCTGGATAGCTACGCCAGCCCCTATTCGCAAACTTGGCGGTTCGTTGTTTTGTGACCGCAGGTATGATACCGTATTTGTATATCACAATGGTGCACAATCTTATTATGCAGCACGGGGCTTCCGCGGCTGCTTAAAAGTATAG
- a CDS encoding SDR family oxidoreductase, giving the protein MSNFSLKDKVIIVTGGTGVLGEAFINGIAEAGGIVGVLGRKQEVAQERADAIIAKGGQAIALVADVMNEADLVAARNKVVDTYGRIDGLVNGAGGSIPGAVLTPETNLFEMNLDGMRRVMDLNLWGSIVPTQVFGEVMAKGGKGSIVNISSMAAQQAVTKVLGYSMAKASIDIYTKWFALEAANRYGDCLRMNAIAPGFFLTDQNRALLTNPDGTYTQRGNLVLNNTPYKRFGKPEELIGGLIWLLSDASAFVTGTVVTIDGGFSMFSGV; this is encoded by the coding sequence ATGAGCAACTTCTCGTTAAAAGACAAAGTAATTATTGTAACCGGTGGCACCGGCGTTTTGGGTGAGGCCTTTATTAATGGCATTGCCGAAGCGGGTGGCATTGTGGGTGTTTTAGGACGTAAACAAGAGGTAGCCCAGGAACGGGCCGATGCTATTATAGCCAAAGGCGGACAAGCCATTGCCCTTGTTGCCGATGTGATGAACGAAGCCGACCTTGTGGCAGCCCGTAATAAGGTAGTTGACACCTATGGCCGCATTGATGGTTTGGTTAACGGCGCAGGCGGTAGCATACCCGGTGCGGTGCTCACGCCCGAAACTAATTTGTTTGAGATGAACCTCGATGGTATGCGCCGCGTAATGGACCTTAACCTTTGGGGCAGCATTGTACCCACACAGGTATTTGGCGAAGTAATGGCTAAAGGCGGTAAGGGTAGTATTGTTAACATCTCATCAATGGCGGCACAACAGGCGGTTACTAAGGTATTGGGATACAGCATGGCCAAAGCTTCTATTGATATTTATACCAAGTGGTTTGCCCTCGAGGCAGCCAACCGCTACGGCGATTGCCTCCGCATGAACGCCATTGCTCCCGGCTTTTTCCTTACCGATCAAAACCGTGCCCTGCTCACCAACCCCGACGGTACCTATACCCAACGCGGCAATCTTGTACTCAACAACACACCCTATAAACGTTTCGGCAAACCCGAAGAATTGATAGGCGGCCTTATTTGGTTATTAAGTGATGCTTCGGCCTTTGTAACCGGCACCGTGGTTACTATTGACGGCGGATTTTCAATGTTTAGCGGAGTTTAA
- the egtB gene encoding ergothioneine biosynthesis protein EgtB — MTLAERYKTVRRRTEDICSHLQTEDYVVQPVGDVSPPKWHIGHTTWFFETFILKAYFMGYQDYNPDYNYVFNSYYETVGARVIRTDRGNLSRPTVLDVYRYREYVDEAIYKFLCEGPSPEVEELFVLGLNHEEQHQELLYYDIKYILGHNPLFPAYNPQYSSPKIEEQPGFISINEGVYEVGHTGEDFCFDNELSRHKVYLNAYHISTALVTNAEYLEFINSGGYQDFRYWHAEAWDWVKTNNITAPMYWHNIDGEWHNYTLRGLEPLHLHDSVQHVSFYEAYAYASWKGMRLPTEYEWEVAATQFNWGKSWEWTESAYLPYPGFSKAPGAIGEYNGKFMVNQKVLRGASEATPPGHSRTTYRNFFHPNLRWHFTGIRLAQ, encoded by the coding sequence ATGACTTTAGCTGAGCGTTATAAAACAGTGCGCCGCCGCACCGAAGATATTTGTAGTCACCTGCAAACCGAGGATTATGTGGTGCAACCCGTGGGTGATGTGAGCCCGCCTAAGTGGCATATTGGGCATACTACGTGGTTTTTCGAGACCTTTATACTCAAGGCCTATTTTATGGGCTACCAGGATTATAACCCCGATTACAACTACGTATTCAACAGCTATTACGAAACCGTAGGCGCACGCGTTATCCGTACCGATAGGGGCAACCTCAGCCGTCCAACCGTGTTGGATGTTTATCGCTACCGCGAATATGTGGACGAAGCCATTTACAAATTCCTATGCGAAGGGCCATCACCCGAAGTAGAAGAACTGTTTGTACTTGGTCTTAACCACGAGGAGCAGCACCAAGAACTCCTGTATTACGACATTAAATATATTTTGGGGCATAACCCGCTGTTTCCGGCATATAATCCGCAATATTCATCACCAAAAATTGAGGAACAACCAGGTTTCATCAGCATAAACGAAGGGGTTTATGAGGTAGGGCACACAGGAGAGGATTTTTGTTTTGACAATGAGTTGAGCCGCCACAAGGTATATCTCAATGCTTACCACATAAGTACGGCGCTGGTAACCAATGCCGAGTACCTGGAATTTATTAACAGCGGCGGCTATCAGGATTTTAGATATTGGCATGCCGAGGCCTGGGATTGGGTTAAAACCAACAATATTACAGCGCCTATGTACTGGCATAATATTGATGGCGAATGGCATAATTACACTCTGCGTGGTTTGGAGCCTTTGCATTTGCACGATAGCGTTCAGCATGTAAGTTTTTACGAGGCTTATGCTTATGCCTCGTGGAAAGGTATGCGCCTGCCTACCGAGTATGAGTGGGAGGTTGCCGCCACGCAATTTAACTGGGGTAAAAGCTGGGAATGGACCGAAAGTGCTTACCTGCCTTATCCGGGTTTCAGCAAAGCACCGGGAGCTATTGGCGAATACAACGGCAAATTTATGGTGAACCAAAAAGTGCTTCGCGGAGCATCTGAAGCTACACCGCCCGGGCATAGCCGCACTACCTACCGAAATTTTTTTCACCCTAACCTGCGCTGGCATTTTACCGGCATACGTTTGGCCCAATAA
- a CDS encoding L-histidine N(alpha)-methyltransferase: MKNFENNVFTDTTLEEQDFNQQFCNDVIKGLTSTPKCLQAKYFYDTVGDELFQKIMGSPEYYPTNCELEIFTQQTQELGKALIADGSPFDLIELGAGDAMKSTHLLRHLMDKEVDFRYVPIDISGHVINYLKETLPATVPGLQVIGLTGEYFHMLKEAAELSPRRKVVLFLGSNIGNMPVAEAEAFCTELRNHLAKGDRVLMGVDLKKHPKTILAAYNDADGYTRDFNLNLLTRINRELEADFDLSQFEHYPMYDPETGACKSYLISLADQQVNLCDQTIQFAKDEYIYMEISQKYTVAQTNYMASFSGFKPVQHFYDIRNWFLDAVWLVE; this comes from the coding sequence ATGAAAAATTTTGAGAACAACGTATTTACCGACACCACGCTTGAGGAGCAGGATTTTAACCAACAGTTTTGCAATGATGTGATCAAGGGACTTACCTCAACACCCAAATGTTTACAAGCCAAGTATTTTTATGATACCGTAGGCGATGAACTTTTTCAGAAAATTATGGGCAGCCCCGAGTACTATCCTACCAATTGCGAGCTGGAAATATTCACTCAGCAAACTCAAGAATTAGGTAAAGCCTTGATAGCCGATGGCAGTCCGTTTGATTTGATAGAGCTGGGTGCGGGCGATGCCATGAAATCCACCCATTTGCTGCGCCATTTGATGGATAAGGAAGTCGATTTCAGGTATGTACCTATCGATATTTCGGGACATGTGATTAACTATTTGAAAGAAACCTTGCCCGCAACCGTACCCGGCCTGCAAGTGATTGGATTAACGGGCGAATATTTTCACATGCTGAAAGAAGCCGCCGAACTATCGCCACGCCGTAAAGTGGTTTTGTTTTTGGGCTCCAACATTGGCAATATGCCGGTGGCCGAGGCCGAAGCGTTTTGTACTGAGCTCCGTAATCATTTAGCCAAAGGCGACAGGGTTTTAATGGGTGTGGATTTAAAAAAGCATCCTAAAACTATTTTGGCTGCTTATAATGATGCCGATGGCTATACCCGCGATTTTAATTTAAACCTACTCACCCGCATAAATCGCGAATTGGAGGCTGATTTTGATTTGTCGCAGTTTGAGCATTACCCTATGTACGACCCTGAAACCGGTGCCTGTAAAAGCTATTTGATTAGCCTGGCCGATCAGCAGGTAAATCTTTGCGATCAAACCATTCAGTTTGCAAAAGATGAGTACATATACATGGAGATATCGCAAAAATATACCGTTGCCCAAACTAACTACATGGCCTCATTTTCGGGCTTTAAACCGGTGCAGCATTTTTACGATATCCGTAACTGGTTTTTAGACGCAGTTTGGCTGGTAGAGTAG
- a CDS encoding glucose 1-dehydrogenase → MKKLENKVAVVTGASKGIGAGIAKGLAAEGASVVVNYASAKAGADQVVAEITAAGGKAVAIQANVSNEADITRLFDETAKAFGAVNILVNNAGVYKFNTIEEVTAEEFHNQFNTNVLGLLLATKGAVKNFAPEGGSVINIGSAVTAITPPASSIYTATKGAVDAITGVLAKELAPKKIRVNSLNPGMVETEGTHTAGFIGSDFQHEMVRTTPLGRLGQPDDIADVAVFLASEDSRWLTGETLLASGGVR, encoded by the coding sequence ATGAAAAAGTTAGAAAATAAAGTAGCCGTAGTAACAGGAGCTTCAAAAGGTATAGGTGCAGGTATTGCTAAAGGTTTAGCTGCAGAGGGCGCCAGCGTAGTGGTTAATTATGCATCGGCCAAAGCCGGAGCCGACCAGGTGGTAGCTGAAATTACCGCCGCAGGAGGTAAAGCCGTAGCCATACAAGCCAACGTATCAAACGAAGCTGATATAACCCGTTTGTTTGACGAAACTGCCAAGGCTTTCGGTGCGGTTAATATTTTGGTAAATAATGCAGGTGTTTACAAATTCAACACAATTGAAGAGGTAACTGCAGAGGAATTTCATAACCAGTTTAACACTAACGTACTGGGTTTATTGTTAGCCACCAAAGGCGCGGTAAAAAACTTTGCCCCTGAGGGTGGAAGCGTTATTAACATCGGTTCGGCTGTAACCGCTATTACCCCTCCTGCAAGTTCAATTTACACGGCAACTAAAGGCGCTGTTGATGCCATTACCGGTGTGCTGGCTAAAGAACTGGCTCCTAAAAAAATACGCGTGAACTCATTAAACCCCGGAATGGTTGAAACAGAAGGCACTCACACTGCCGGCTTTATAGGTAGCGATTTTCAGCACGAAATGGTGCGTACAACACCGCTTGGTCGTTTAGGTCAGCCTGATGATATTGCCGATGTAGCTGTGTTCCTGGCCTCCGAAGATTCGCGCTGGTTAACCGGCGAAACATTGCTTGCAAGCGGCGGTGTTAGATAA
- a CDS encoding ABC transporter ATP-binding protein yields the protein MIKVQNLSKQYGQTMAVDNISFEVAEGDNLILLGTSGCGKTTTLKMLNRLIEPTAGQIFINGQDITTQQPELLRRNIGYVLQNNGLFPHYTVAQNIAVVPNLLNWDKEKIRSRTYELLEKLHLSTELLDKYPAQLSGGQQQRVGLARALMTNAPVLLMDEPFGALDNITRAKIQQEFKALDELQRKTIVMVTHDVQEAFELGNRIAIMDKGKIVQMGTPAELLFKPANNFVNDFLHAQRLQLELKAITLHNVWYSLPSANEMPVAGTEVDIEESIWQAMQQLKGDVKYVTLKLPQTNEVKSVNFEQLMAAYHQFQITLPA from the coding sequence ATGATCAAGGTTCAAAACCTCAGTAAACAATATGGCCAAACGATGGCTGTCGATAACATCTCGTTCGAAGTAGCTGAGGGCGACAACCTGATACTTTTGGGTACAAGCGGTTGCGGTAAAACCACCACGCTTAAAATGCTCAACCGACTTATTGAGCCAACCGCCGGGCAAATATTTATCAACGGGCAAGACATTACCACACAACAACCCGAACTATTGCGCCGCAACATAGGCTACGTGTTGCAAAACAACGGACTCTTTCCGCATTATACCGTGGCCCAAAACATTGCCGTGGTGCCCAACCTGTTAAATTGGGATAAAGAGAAAATACGCAGTCGTACTTACGAACTGCTCGAAAAACTGCATTTATCAACTGAATTATTAGATAAGTATCCCGCACAGCTAAGCGGCGGCCAGCAACAACGTGTTGGGCTTGCCAGGGCACTTATGACCAATGCTCCGGTACTCTTAATGGACGAGCCCTTCGGTGCGCTCGATAATATTACCCGTGCCAAAATACAGCAAGAATTTAAGGCGCTGGATGAGTTGCAGCGCAAAACCATAGTAATGGTAACGCACGATGTGCAGGAAGCCTTTGAACTGGGTAACCGCATTGCCATTATGGATAAGGGGAAGATAGTGCAAATGGGTACACCTGCCGAACTGCTGTTTAAACCCGCTAACAATTTTGTTAATGATTTTCTCCATGCCCAACGCCTCCAGCTTGAATTGAAGGCTATTACCCTGCATAATGTTTGGTATAGCCTGCCATCGGCAAATGAAATGCCTGTTGCCGGTACCGAGGTTGATATTGAAGAGAGTATATGGCAGGCCATGCAACAGCTTAAAGGCGATGTAAAATATGTTACCCTTAAACTGCCGCAAACCAATGAGGTTAAATCGGTAAATTTTGAACAATTGATGGCCGCCTATCACCAATTTCAAATTACCCTGCCAGCATGA